TTCAGCGCCGCCGGACCAGCGTAAGTAAAGCGGCTCAGGCGAGTAATTTCACTTGAAGCGGCTCGCCGCACCCGCCAGGGCGGCGTCCAGTTCCTGCAACGGGCCGAGTGGTTTGATGCGTTGTTCGTCCGTTGAAACGTCCGGCTCGCCCGAAGCCAGCTTGTAAACCACCAGATGGTCGGTGAGGAGAATCAGGCCGTTGAACCGCCAGCCGGTTACATGGGTTCGTCGTTTGAATCCGAAAATGTCCAGCAAGACGCTCCCGTAGCGTTTGGATTTGATGTCGCTCAGTTCGATCAAGTAGGCCCGGCCCTGGTCCCGCGCTTCGATGCAGGCCAGCACGGCCGGATCCAGATCGGCCTTGGTGATGCCCGGATTGGGCATGAAATGTTGAATGACCTCGACGTAGGTCAGCACCTTGATGTTGGGCGTCGTTTGGGGATCGAACCCCAAGGCTTTCAAATCCGTGGTGGTCGTTTGGTAGGGAACAATCTGGTCGAAAGCGGCCTGAACATCCGCGTAATTCGTCCACTGAGATTTGAACGTCGTTCGGGTGGTTGGCAGCACCGAGGAGCAACCCACCGCAAACACCAGCAGCCCGCACCCCACGACCACCTCTGCCCTGCGCCAGTTCATAATTGGCCTCTGGTTTGACGGAAGTCCGCACGAAGCCGCTTAGGCAACATCGGGCAGCCCTCCATCATTTCGCTACATTCTACCCTACGCCCGCGATGGCGGGATTCAAGGTTCCGGCGACGCAGCCTCCTTTGCATCCATGGTTTGCGCTCAACCGCCGGCTTGGCGCGGCTTAATCCAGGGGGTTTTGAGGGACCACAAATCGACGAGGCCGGCAAAAAAACTTGAAGCTTGCGCCAAGGGTGAGCAATATCCGCGTCCGGCTGCGCGCTTAGCTCAGTGGTAGAGCATTACCTTCACACGGTAGGGGTCGCAGGTTCGAAACCTGCAGCGCGCACCATTCTTCTTCTCTGGTCCGATTCACCCGCCGCCAGAGCAACCGGTCTTTGCCGTCGGATGTCTGCCTTCACCATCCGCCATCCACCAGCAAATCCGTGATCTTCTGCGCCAGATCTTTGGCCAGCAAGGGCGTGGCCTGCCGTTCCGAGGAAACCAAATCGCTTCCCACCCGCAACAAGGTGCCGCCCTTGACGGTTTGATCGAGAACGGTGCGACCGCTGCCCCGCTCGATCACCTTGACGTGGGCGGAGAGCGAGATTTGATAATCCCGCACGGTGCGCACATCGTCCCGCTGCAAACTCAATTCCCGCCGCTGGTATTGTTCGATCACGCCGGTCAGAACCAGGTCGGCGTCACCCTCGGTTGCCAGGCGCAGGGTGCCATCCCGTTGGACTTGTTTGCGCAGTTGGGATGTTACTTCGTCCGCCAGCCCAGGTTCGGTGGAGTTGTTAAGAAACGGCGTGACCTGGACCGAGCGGGCGCTGGCCAGTTGTCCGTTGGTGGGGCCAAGGTGATACCCGGCGCAGCCGCATAGCATCAGCGCGGCCAGCAACACGAGATAGGTTCCGCCGCGCATAGGCTTACTTGGTATCCGCCCCGAGGCGGGCTTTGAGCTGATCGATTCGCTTGCGCGAATCATTGGCGTATTTCGAGGTTGGATCGAGCAGCAGCACCTCGTTGTAGTAGATCAAGGCGCCGCGGATTTTGCGCTTTTTCTCGTAGAAACGGGCGATTTCAAAACTGCCCCGCGCCTGCTCCGCGCGCAGTTCTTCCATCAAGTTTTGCGCCTCCTTGACGCGTTGATCCTGTGGATGGAGCGTGACGAAGTCGGTGAAGGTGGCGATGGCCGAGGCGGCCGCGCTCTGATCGTATTCCGCGGTTTTGGCTTCCTTGTAGTAGGCCATGCCGGCCTTGAAGGTGGCATCGGCGGCGATGGCGGGCCGGTCATTGTAACGGTCGGCAGCCCGTTCATAAGCGCGGACCGCTTCGGGATAATTTTTCTGTTTCTCCCGCGCGGCGCCAATCTTGAGCTGCGCCGCGGGAGCCACCGAACTGTAGGGTCCGGTTTGCACGATTTTGGTGAACATGCCCACGGTTTTTTCCATGGAAGGGTAGGCGGGGATGTAACCAAAAATCCGGAACCACTTTCCGGCGAGGTATTTGTTGGCAATGTTGAACTGGCGCTGCAGCACCTCCTGGAACAGGCTGATGCGCGGGTAGCGCTCCACCACCTTCTGGTATTCCTTGAACGCCCGCTCGTCATTCCCCTTTTCCTCGTAGCAACGCGCCACGATGTATTGCGCCTCGGGAGCGTAGTCAGAGAGGGGCCAGATGCGGACGGTCCGTCGGGCGGCCTTGAGGGCCGTGGAGAAATCCTTCTTCTCCAGCGCAGTCCGGGCGACTTCCAACTGATCCTTGGCCCGGGTGCGCTGCCATTTGCCCTCGCCGCCCAACGCCTCGTAAGACCACCCCTCGCCGGGTTGGTAGATCAAGGGTGCCGGCGAATGCACCACGGTGACCAGCCAGCAAAAGACCGCCAGCAGGAGGCGAATGGACCAACGTTTCATCGACGCACCGTAGCGACGGCATTTTTTCAAGTCAAGGCAAGCAGGGTTGCCGCCGCCACATGGCGCTGGCGCTTCACCCCTTGTAAACGATCATCACGCCGAAATCCGTCAACTGCTTCTGCGTGCCGATGTCAAGGTAGGTATAGCTGACCGGAATGAATTCGACGATGAACTCCTCGCCCACCTTTTGGATGAACTGCGTCACCGTTTCATCAAAATGATCGTGGCCGACCTCGACGCAGTCGATGCGCCGGATGGTTTTGACCTTGAGCGTGCGGTCGGTTTCCTTGGCCGCCACCTCCAGCGGTTTGAGCGGCTTGACGATGAGGCTTTCGCCGGGTTTGTCGCGCACCGGCACCTTCAAGTGCATTTCCACCTTGGCCGCCGCCGAGGAGGCGATGGGGTTGATGGGATGCACCTCGCCTTCGGTGGGCAGGGAATCCGTCGGCGAACCCGCCCGCGTGCCGGGCGCGCCGGGTTGCGGAATGGTAATCCTCTCGTTGCAGGACGGGCACTCGATTTCCGAACCGGCGCCTGAACTGTCCACCGCCAGTTCCTGATCACACTTGGGGCAATTGAAGATAAGGTCCATAGGCTGAGCGTTCTGAATTGAAAACTAGGACTGTGTTTCCACCGAGACCAGCAAAATCTCGGGCCAAATCTGCTTGCGACGCCCCACAGCGTCCTTTAGGTTCCGCGGTCCGCGGAGGGTTGGTAGCTCAGCGGTAGAGCAGCGGCCTTTTAAGCCGTTGGTCCAGGGTTCAAATCCCTGCCAACCCACCACTCCCTCAGCGCTTTCCCGCCCGCTTCAATGCGCCGCTCCGTAGCCGCGCACGAATCCGATGCATTGCGCGACCTCCGGCATCGAGCTTTCCCAGTGGTATTCGTATTCCACCGAGATGTTCCCCTGAAACCCTTGGGCCTTGAGTTCGTCCAGCACGCCTTTGATGTCGTTGACGCCGGTGCCGTAGGGCACATCGTGCGCATCCACCTTGCCGAACTCATTCAAGTCCTTCAGATGCGAACTGATGATCCGGCCCTTGAGAATGCGCAAGCAATCCACCGGCTTCAAACCGGACCGCGCCCAGTGTCCCGTGTCCGCCGCCGAGCCAATGCGCGGGTCCCGGTTTTGCACGACGGAGAGAACATAATGCGGATCCCACATGCGATAGCCCGGGTCGTTGGCCCGGCGGGGATGGTCGTGGAAGCCGACGCGAATGTCGTATTCCTTCACAAGCTTCTCAATCGTGTCGATGGCATCCACCGATTCCGTGGTGATGGCGTAAAGCCCCAGCTTTTTTGCAAAGTCGAACACCTTGCGGGCGCCCGCCTCATCCTTCGGGATGGAGACGACACCATAGTTGACGGCCCGCACGCCGTATTTTTCCAGGGCCGCCTTCACCTGCGCGATGTCCTCGGGCGACGAGTTGTGGTCAAACTTCACCTTCCCGTCCGCGGAAAATTTTTGTCCCGGATAAAGCTCGATGACCTTGCCGCCGCACGCCGCGGTTTTCTCGATCCCCTCAAACACCGTGTAATGGTTCCACGTCCACGCCTGGCAACCGATCGCGAAGCCGCCCGTGCGGCAGGATTCCGGAATGGGCTCGGCCTTGGTAGAAAGACCGGTGATGATGAATGCGGCCGCCAAAGTCAGCAGGAATTTGTGATTCATAGGCTTGAGAGATTGCGCGCCCCATCGCACCGGCAAATCGCGATGCTGTCAATCCAATTGCACCGCTGGCGGCACGATCAGAGACGGCGGAATGCGAAGGGTCTGCTTTTGACGGCGTCATCCACTTGCGGCATGCTCGGCAATCATGGGTCGGACCTACCTCTTTGCTTGCCCCAAGTGTGCCTATCAGGCGCGCGTGGCCGGCGGATCCGATGAAGGGATGAATCTGGTGATTCACACGTGCGCCTGCACCGACTGTCGCCGGCTGTTCGACGCCGTGCAACGGGCCCGCCTGCCACTGAGTGAGGCGCGCCAGTTTGGGGCGACGGCCGAAGCGCGCACCGGGCTGGCCGGGCTCCGCAAGAAACGACCCTGGCGACGGCCGCCCACGTTCGAGGGCCTGCTCGCGCGGCTTGGCGGCCTCAGCGATGAACCCCGGCGTTGGGTGGAATTCACGCCGGGCTGCGCCGTTTCCCGCCTGCACCGGGTGCGCCCGTGGAAAATCGGCGGCCGCTGTCCACGCTGCGGCGCCGTGATGGAGCGGAATGCCCTGCCCTTCCGGCTTTGGGACTGAGCCGGAGGTGATTTAGGCAGGCGGTGATCCCGGCGGAGGCCAAAAGTCCGGGAATTCGTTTTTGACACCACTGGCCGCGATTGGCACCTTGCGCGCCTGTTTAGGGATGGTTGCGAGCGGCCCGTAAGCACGATAAGCCGCCGTTGAATGTCACGTTTTAAAGCTTTATGGCAGAACTAACCGGAAATCTACTGGTCGCCCAGTCGGGCGGTCCCACGTGCGCGATCAACGCCAGCATCGCTGGCGTGATCACCGAGGCGGGCAAACATGAATTCATCGAGGAGATCTACGGCGGCCTCAATGGGATTCTGGGCATTCTCAACGAGGAGCTCGTTGACCTCAACGACGAGAAGGCCAAAACCATCGAAGGCCTCCGCCACACTCCCGCCGCCGCGCTCGGCACCTGCCGTTACAAAATCAATTTCCAGAAGAAGCCCGAACAGGCCGCCCAGGACATGGACCGGCTGTTTGAAGTGTTTGCCGCGCACAACATCCGCTATTTCTTCTACGCCGGCGGCAACGATTCCCAGGACACGTCCCACAAAATCCATCTCGAAGCGGTGAAGCGCGGCTACGACCTGCGCGTCATCGGCGTGCCGAAGACGATTGATAACGACCTGCCGCACACGGACAACTGCCCCGGTTACGGTTCGGTCATCAAATACAACTCCGCCACGGTCATGGAAGTCGGGTTCGATGTCGCCAGCATGGCGACCGACGACGGCTCATGCTGCATCATTGAAGTCATGGGCCGCAGCGCGGGCTGGATCGCCGCCGGCACCGTGCTTGCCAAACGCGGCAACCCCGCCAACCCGCCGCACATCATTTTGCTTCCCGAGATCCCCTTTGAAGAGGAAAAGTTCCTCGCCAAGGTGAAGGAAACCGTGGACGCCCATCGCTACTGCATCGTCGTGGTCGGCGAGGGCATCAAAGACGCGCATGGCAACGAAGTCGGCGCGGACAAGACCCGGCTCGATGCCTTCGGCCATCCGGTGCTTGCCGGCGCGGCCGAGGAACTGAAGGAACGCATCCAGGGCAAGATGAACCTCAAGACCCGCACCGTGCTGCTGGGTTACGCGCAACGCGCCGCGGCGCATTTTGCCAGCCTCACCGACACCACGAATGCCTTCGCCGCCGGTGAAGCCGCCGTGCGCGCCGCGATCGACGGCAAGAGCGGCTACATGGTGAAAATCGTGCGCAACCTGCAGGGCGACGGCTCAATCCGCTGGACCACCGATTTGCAATCGCTCGAAGACATTGCCAACGTCGAGCACTTCCTGCCCAAGGACTGGATCTCGGAAGACGGCATGATGGTGAACGAAAAGTTCATCGAGTATGCCAGTCCGTTGGTGGAAGGCGAAGTGAAGTTCCCCACCGAAGGCGGCCTGCCCAAATACGCCGTCCTCGAGAAGAACAAGGTGGAGAAGAAGCTCGCCGCGCGGATTTGATTCAAATCGAAATTCCCAAACCGGAGCCGTCGGCCGACGGCTCCGGTTTTTTGTCGTCGTCTTCGGATAATGTCACCCGCCCGGACCGAATTCCAAACTCGACATCCCCCGCTCGCCACGGCTTAATCGGCGAGCTTTTTACGCGCCATGCCGCTTACGCCTGAACAACTCGCCCAAGCCAAGTCACTCGGTTTTTCCGACCGCCAAATCGCGCATCTGACCGGCACCACGGAAGACGCCATCCGCGACCAGCGCAGGCAACTGGGCATCGTGCCCAGCTACCGCCTTGTGGACACGTGCGCTGCCGAGTTTGAGGCCTACACGCCCTATTACTATTCGACCTACGACCGTGGCGACGACGAGGTCAAACAGACCGGCAAGCGGAAGGTGATGATTCTCGGCGGCGGCCCGAACCGCATCGGCCAGGGCATTGAATTCGACTATTGCTGCGTCCACGCCGCGTTCGCCCTCAAGGAAGACGGCTTCGAAACCATCATGGTCAACTCGAATCCGGAAACGGTTTCGACCGATTACGACACGAGCGACCAGCTCTTCTTCGAGCCGCTCACGCTGGAGGACGTGCTGCACATTTACGAACGGGAGCAGTGCTGGGGCGCCATCGCCCAATTCGGCGGCCAGACGCCGCTGAACCTGGCCCTCGGCCTGCAAAAGAACGGCGTGAAGATCATCGGCACCTCGCCGCAGAGCATCGAGATCGCCGAGGACCGCAAGCTGTTCGCCGCGATGCTGCACAAGCTCAACATTCCGCAGCCGCCCAACGGCCTCGCCACCAACGAAGCCGAGGCGCTCGTTGCGTCCAAGCAGCTGGGCTACCCCGTCCTGGTTCGCCCCAGCTTCGTGCTCGGCGGCCGCGCCATGCAGATTGTTTACAGCGATGCCGAGTTGCAGCACTACATGCGCTTCGCCGTGGAAGCTTCCCCCGAACGTCCCGTGCTCGTGGACAAGTTCCTCGAAGACGCCACCGAAGTGGATGTGGACTGCATCGCCGACGTCGGCCTGCCCAACGGCGGCACGATTGTCATCGGCGGCATGCTGGAGCACGTCGAGTTTGCGGGGGTCCATTCCGGCGACGCCGCCATGGTGCTGCCGCCGCACTCCCTCTCGCAGAAGGCGATTCAGATCATTCGTGAATACACGCACGCGATGGCCCACGAACTCAAGGTCGTCGGCCTGATGAACGTGCAATACGCCGTGAAGGGTGAGGTGGTTTACGTGCTGGAGGTCAATCCGCGCGCCTCGCGCACCGTGCCGTTTGTCAGCAAGGCCATCGGGTTCCCGCTGGCAAAGCTCGCGGCGCGCGTGATGGCCGGCAAAACCTTGAAGGAACTCGGCTTCACCGAAGAAGCCTGGCCGAAGTATTGGGCGGTGAAGGAGTCGGTCTTTCCGTTCAACCGCTTCCACGGCCAGGACATTCTCCTGTCGCCCGAAATGCGCTCCACCGGCGAGGTCATGGGACTCGATGCGGACCTCGGCATCGCCTACGCGAAGTCGCAAATGGCCGCAAATTCCCCCCTGCCCATGGGCGGCAAAGTCTTCATCAGCGTCAGCGACCTGCACAAACCGCACGTCGCCGGCGTGGCGAAGCAGTTCATCGACCTGGGCTTCGAATTGCTGGCCACGAACGGCACCGCCACCGTGTTGGAAGGCGCCGGCCTCAAGGTCGAACGCATTCACAAGCTGCAGGAGGGCCGGCCCAACGCGATCGACTTCCTGAAGAACAAGCAGATTCAGCTCGTCATCAACACACCCGCCGGCCAGACGCCACGCGCGGACGAGGTGAAGATTCGCACCACGGCGGTTTACACCAGCACACCGATCATGACGACGCTTTCCGGCGCCCGCGCCGCCGCGCTCGGCATCGCCGCCCTGCGCAAAAGCGGCTACGGCGTGCAGACGGTGCAGGAATATCATTGAACCGCCGGAACGGGAAATCGTCGTTGCCCGATATTTTTCCTTCTCACCGTCGGCGCCCGCGTTAGGCTGGCGGCCCGATGGATTCCAGCCGTCAACTGCTCCCGCTGCTGAAGCAATATTTCGGCTTCAGTTCCTTCCGGCCCTTTCAAGCGGAGATCATTGGCGACGCACTGGCCGGCCGGGATGTTTTTGCGCTGCTGCCCACCGGCGGCGGCAAGTCGCTCTGCTTCCAGCTTCCGGCGCTCGCGCGCACCGGTCTCACGGTCGTCATCTCGCCGTTGATCGCGTTGATGAAGGATCAGGTGGATGCGTTGCAGGCGGCGGGCGCGCCCGCGACGTTTCTCAACTCTTCGCTGACGCCCGCCGAGGGCCGCGACCGTTTCCGCCGCCTTCACAACGGCGAATTCCGCCTGCTTTACGTCGCGCCCGAACGGCTGATGCTCAACGGCACGCTCGATGCCCTGCGTCAGTGGAACGTCCGCCTGTTCGCGATTGACGAGGCCCACTGCATCAGCGAATGGGGTCACGACTTCCGCCCCGAATACCGGCAGATCGCCCAGCTCCGCCCCCTGTTCCCCGATGTGCCGATGATGGCCCTCACGGCCACCGCCACCGAACGGGTGCGGTCGGACATCGTCAAGCAACTCAAGCTGCGCGAGCCGCGGTGCTACGTGGCGAGCTTCAACCGCCCGAACCTGACCTACCGCGTGGCGCCGAAAACCAAGGGCTACGACCAGTTGCTCGATTTCATCCGCGCCCGCCCGCGCGAAGCGGGAATCGTCTATTGCGCCTCGCGGGCCACCACGGAAAAGCTGGCCGACCGGCTAAACCGCGACGGGGTCAAGGCGCGCGCCTACCATGCGGGCCTCATCGCCAAGGAGCGCAGCGAAAACCAGGAGCTGTTTCTGCGTGACGAAGTCCGCGTGATCTGCGCAACCATCGCGTTTGGCATGGGCATCAACAAGCCAAACGTCCGCTTCGTGGTGCATTACGACCTGCCCAAAAACATCGAGGGTTATTACCAGGAAACCGGGCGCGCAGGCCGTGACGGCCTGCCCAGCGAGTGCCTGCTGCTGTTCAACGCCGGCGATGCCGTGAAGCAAATGCGGTTCATCGACGAAAAGCCGAACCCGCAGGAACAGCAAATCGCCCGCGAGCAGTTGCAGCAGATGGTGCATTATGCCGAAACCGCCGAGTGCCGGCGCGCGGAGCTGCTCGCGTATTTTGGCGAAAAATGGAACGCGAATTCGCCTGCTCGGGCCGCCGGCCATCCGCTCCCCGTCGGACAGGGGGAAGGATGCGGCGGCTGCGACAACTGCCTTTCCCCGCGTGAAACGTTCGACGGCACCGTGTCCGCGCAAAAGTTTCTCTCGTGCGTCTACCGCATCCGGCAGCACAGCCATTTCGGCGTCGGACTGAACCACGTGGTCGAAGTGCTCACCGGCGCGGACACCGAAAAGATTCGCAAGTGGGGCCATCAGCAGCTTTCCACCTACAACATCGGCCACGAACACACCCGCCCGGAATGGCAGGCCATTGGCCGTGAACTCATCCGGATCGGCTACCTGACGCAAACCAATGAACGGTTCAGCACAGTCGAGCTCACGCGCGAGGGCAACGCCGTGTTGAAGGAACGCCGGCCAGTAACACTCACGCGACCGATGAAGGCGCCGGTGAAGGCCGCGCACCAGGCCGGCGAAATCGCCTGCGATGAAATGCTCTTCGAGCGCCTGCGCGGCCTGCGCAAACATCTCGCCGACGAACGCGGCGTGCCGCCTTACATCATCTTCTCCGACGTCGCCCTGCGCCAGATGGCGCGGTTGTATCCGGCAAATGAATTCGAGTTTTCGCGCATCAGCGGCGTGGGGGCGCAAAAACTGAAGGAGTTCAGCGCCGTGTTTCTGGCCGAGATCGCCAAACATCTGACGGTCAATCCGCGGCAGATTTTTGCTGACGATGCCTTCACCACGCCGGCCCCGCCGCCGAAACCAGCGCTCACGGACACCGTGCGCGAATCCCTGCGCCGCTTCCGCGCCGGCGAAACGGTCGCGGAGATTGCGAACGCACGGCAGATTGTGCCCGGCACGGTCCATGGTCATTTAGCGACCGCCATCGAAGCCGGCGAGGCGATTTCCTTGAAGGCGCTGCTGAACGAAGACGACTGGGAGTGCATCACCGCAGCACTACGCGGACATGCTGGAGCCTCGATCACCCCCATCCACAACACATTGGATGGGCGTTATGATTTCGGCCTCCTCCGCATCGTGCGCGCCGCGGTGAATCAGGGACGGAATTTTGAGTAGGATGACGAACGTCCCGTCGATCCGGCGAGGCTCCTGGTTGCTTCCCCATCGCGCTGGCAGCTGTTGCCCCACCGACGGACGAAACGCTTCTCCACTCCAAAGCGAAAGCCCGCGAGCGTTGCCGCCCGCGGGCTTGAATTCAACTGACCGCACGCGCGCTTACTTGTCCTCCGGAATGCGCATGCCGTAGAAGGAGCGATAGACGAAGATCAGCGCGACCAGGAAGAAGAACACGCCGATTGCCGTCTTGGCGCTTTGGCTGGTCATCGTCACCGCAATCTGCACGGCGAGCAGGCCAAACAGCGTGGTGAATTTGATCACCGGATTCAACGCCACCGAAGAGGTGTCCTTGAACGGGTCGCCCACCGTGTCACCGACGACGGTCGCCGCGTGCAGATCCGTGCCCTTTTGGCGAAGGTCAACTTCGACGATTTTTTTGGCGTTGTCCCACGCGCCGCCGGCGTTGGCCATGAAGATGGCCTGGAACAAGCCGAAGAACGCGATGGCGACGAGATAGCCGATGAAGAAATACGCGTTGAAAAAGGCGAGGGC
This genomic stretch from Verrucomicrobiia bacterium harbors:
- a CDS encoding LptE family protein, whose amino-acid sequence is MRGGTYLVLLAALMLCGCAGYHLGPTNGQLASARSVQVTPFLNNSTEPGLADEVTSQLRKQVQRDGTLRLATEGDADLVLTGVIEQYQRRELSLQRDDVRTVRDYQISLSAHVKVIERGSGRTVLDQTVKGGTLLRVGSDLVSSERQATPLLAKDLAQKITDLLVDGGW
- the bamD gene encoding outer membrane protein assembly factor BamD gives rise to the protein MKRWSIRLLLAVFCWLVTVVHSPAPLIYQPGEGWSYEALGGEGKWQRTRAKDQLEVARTALEKKDFSTALKAARRTVRIWPLSDYAPEAQYIVARCYEEKGNDERAFKEYQKVVERYPRISLFQEVLQRQFNIANKYLAGKWFRIFGYIPAYPSMEKTVGMFTKIVQTGPYSSVAPAAQLKIGAAREKQKNYPEAVRAYERAADRYNDRPAIAADATFKAGMAYYKEAKTAEYDQSAAASAIATFTDFVTLHPQDQRVKEAQNLMEELRAEQARGSFEIARFYEKKRKIRGALIYYNEVLLLDPTSKYANDSRKRIDQLKARLGADTK
- a CDS encoding sugar phosphate isomerase/epimerase family protein, which translates into the protein MNHKFLLTLAAAFIITGLSTKAEPIPESCRTGGFAIGCQAWTWNHYTVFEGIEKTAACGGKVIELYPGQKFSADGKVKFDHNSSPEDIAQVKAALEKYGVRAVNYGVVSIPKDEAGARKVFDFAKKLGLYAITTESVDAIDTIEKLVKEYDIRVGFHDHPRRANDPGYRMWDPHYVLSVVQNRDPRIGSAADTGHWARSGLKPVDCLRILKGRIISSHLKDLNEFGKVDAHDVPYGTGVNDIKGVLDELKAQGFQGNISVEYEYHWESSMPEVAQCIGFVRGYGAAH
- a CDS encoding 6-phosphofructokinase, producing MAELTGNLLVAQSGGPTCAINASIAGVITEAGKHEFIEEIYGGLNGILGILNEELVDLNDEKAKTIEGLRHTPAAALGTCRYKINFQKKPEQAAQDMDRLFEVFAAHNIRYFFYAGGNDSQDTSHKIHLEAVKRGYDLRVIGVPKTIDNDLPHTDNCPGYGSVIKYNSATVMEVGFDVASMATDDGSCCIIEVMGRSAGWIAAGTVLAKRGNPANPPHIILLPEIPFEEEKFLAKVKETVDAHRYCIVVVGEGIKDAHGNEVGADKTRLDAFGHPVLAGAAEELKERIQGKMNLKTRTVLLGYAQRAAAHFASLTDTTNAFAAGEAAVRAAIDGKSGYMVKIVRNLQGDGSIRWTTDLQSLEDIANVEHFLPKDWISEDGMMVNEKFIEYASPLVEGEVKFPTEGGLPKYAVLEKNKVEKKLAARI
- the recQ gene encoding DNA helicase RecQ codes for the protein MDSSRQLLPLLKQYFGFSSFRPFQAEIIGDALAGRDVFALLPTGGGKSLCFQLPALARTGLTVVISPLIALMKDQVDALQAAGAPATFLNSSLTPAEGRDRFRRLHNGEFRLLYVAPERLMLNGTLDALRQWNVRLFAIDEAHCISEWGHDFRPEYRQIAQLRPLFPDVPMMALTATATERVRSDIVKQLKLREPRCYVASFNRPNLTYRVAPKTKGYDQLLDFIRARPREAGIVYCASRATTEKLADRLNRDGVKARAYHAGLIAKERSENQELFLRDEVRVICATIAFGMGINKPNVRFVVHYDLPKNIEGYYQETGRAGRDGLPSECLLLFNAGDAVKQMRFIDEKPNPQEQQIAREQLQQMVHYAETAECRRAELLAYFGEKWNANSPARAAGHPLPVGQGEGCGGCDNCLSPRETFDGTVSAQKFLSCVYRIRQHSHFGVGLNHVVEVLTGADTEKIRKWGHQQLSTYNIGHEHTRPEWQAIGRELIRIGYLTQTNERFSTVELTREGNAVLKERRPVTLTRPMKAPVKAAHQAGEIACDEMLFERLRGLRKHLADERGVPPYIIFSDVALRQMARLYPANEFEFSRISGVGAQKLKEFSAVFLAEIAKHLTVNPRQIFADDAFTTPAPPPKPALTDTVRESLRRFRAGETVAEIANARQIVPGTVHGHLATAIEAGEAISLKALLNEDDWECITAALRGHAGASITPIHNTLDGRYDFGLLRIVRAAVNQGRNFE